CCATAGGCAGATTGAGGGATTCTAAAATTGTTGCAGTAGTTGGACCTGATGAATTGAATTTAATGCACCTAGAGTACCCGTTAAGCATAGACCTTTATGGCTTACGCGCTTACCTTCAGTCAATATTCGGTGTTAAGATAGAATTAGTTGATATAAGGCATTTTAATGAGAAGTACTACAGTAAGGTTACTGATGAGGAGGCTAAGCCCATTGCTGAGAGGTGGCTTAAGAATGCTGAAAAGGTTGTTGATCACACTATTGATGATTTAATTAAGCCAGCTAAGCTTTACCTAGCGCTCAGGAGGCTTGCCAGCGATTATAAGGCTGATGCAGTAACCATGGATGACATAGTTCTCTATAACAGTGGCTTCCTGGATACTTGGCCATGCTTGCCCTTCATGGAGCTTACACTCAGGGACAAGATAGTATCAATATGTGAGGGGGACTTAATTTCAGGAACATTAATGCTGCTAATGAAGTTTTACGCAAATGTTCCAGGCTTTATAAATGACCCAGCGCCAGACATGAGTAAGGGTGAGATAGTTTACTTCCACTGTTACGCGCCCATAAATGCTAAGGGTTTTGACTCAATGGAGTTAAGCCCATACATAATAACACCAGCCCATGGAGGTGGTAAGAAGCTTTCAATACATGTTAGGTTACCCGTCAATGAAACAGTAACAGTTGTTGGTTTAAGCCCAGAGGAGAGGACACTAGCCATACATACTGCTAGGGCGATTGATAATGAGTATCATTTAAGGGCGTGCGCCACAAAGCTAGTGGCTAAGGCTAATGTTGAAGCCCTAGCTAAGAATTGGGTTTGGAGGGCTGGATGGCATAGGGTTGTATTCTACGGTGATTGGAGAGGGGACTTAAAGATATTAGCAAGACTACTTGGGTTAAGGATTATTGAGGAGGATGCATGATTAAACTAGGCTTGGTTTAAGTCTCATTAATGAAAATCATCAGTCTATATTGGTTATGGAATTTCATATATTGACTATGAATTAAGTTAACAGCGATGGAGAAAGGTTTATAAAGCCTATGAGAGGGGAGTAACTCGAGGTGAGTAAAATGAACATACCAAGGAATAATCTCACATTAGGTCTACCTAAAGGAAACATAAGGAATAGAATTGTTAAGGCACAGGTTAGTAGTCCCTATATAGATTATGAGCAAGCTGATGAAAATACTCATAATGAAGTATTCGTAATTTATGGTGGATTAACATTTGCTGCATTCACTTATGACACTACTTTGAGAATGTACAGGACTAATTAATCTTAATTAATGCATTGAAACCGCATTAGGCAATTTAATGACCACTAAGCAAGCATATGGAATAATGTGCAATGTGGGATGTTTGAGAATGAGCATAGTGAATTTAATTATGGCATGAAGTATCCCCTACTCCATAGGAATTCAGCATACCTAGTACCCTTAATTTGCCTTAAGGGTACATTCACGTTAACTCTTATTAAATCCTCCGCATTAGGACCCTCCTTGCCTTTAACCAATATAATTCCCCCAGGTCCTACTGCTAATGATGAGCCTATTAGTCTCCAGCCTTTCCATGGACCCTTACTCATCTCGCCAACACTACTTACACCGATAATTGCCATGTCGTATAACCTAGCCATTGTTGTGTATGAGACAATCCAATGCTTCCCATATGATCCATCTAAGTAGCTTTCCTTACTTAAATCATACGTGGGTGGTACCGCCCAGCCTGATGGTGAAAGTATCATGATTGCCCCCATCCTTGCCATTGAGTGGGCTAAAACTAGGTTACTGGGTGCATTATCTATGCAAATATCTACTCCAATTCTACCATACTCAGTATCCACTACGCCAACCTTATCACCAACCTCATATATTTCCTGCTCCTCAGGGGTTAAGTTAATCTTCCTATACTTCCACATTAGTTCACCTCTTGGGGAGGCTAAAATCGCCGAATCATACACCTTACCATTGTCGCGTTCAGTTAAACCAGCAACAACGTATACTCCATGTGACTTAGCGGCGTCTACCAGGATATCACTATATTGGCCAGGTATTGGTTTAGCTAATTCAACCGCATCAGGGTTGAGCCAACCAATATCCAGTGTTTCAGGTAAAACAACAATACTACAACCCATGGATGCGGAACGTCTAATAGCTTCAACAGCCCTACTTAAATTACCTTCAACATCATTGAAGACAACCTTAATCTGCCCCATGCATACAGCCACCTCATTATTCATGGTTAATGCACCTAACTTCCAAGTCTACTAGAGTTAATTAACTTTCACCCAATGGATGCGAAATATCTTGCGCATAGGATTGAAACCGATATTTCCATTGTCCTTATGGACTATTGAAACTTCAAAGATTAACCAGCGGATGGTGAATAAAGCAAGTGGTACTGAGACCTCACTTAAGGTTAGTGAATACGCCTTAAAGGATAAGGTTCAAGCTTTTCATTAATACTAATGTTAATTATGCTGGGAAATATTTATATACCATATACTCACGTTGAGCGTAATGGGCGATCCTAAGAGGCCTAAGAAGAAGTATGTTGAGGGGAAACCGAAGAGGCTGTGGAATAGCGACTTATTGATGAGTGAGCTTAGGCTAATTGGTGAGTATGGTTTGAGGAATAAGAAGGAGCTTTGGTTAGCTAGGGCACTATTAAGGAGTATTAAGCATAGGGCTAGGGAGATACTTTCAGCTCCGATGGAAGTTAGGGAGGAGGCTGAGAAGAGGCTTAAGGATAGGTTATTTAGAATGGGGTTAATAAACGATGTTAGTATGCCACTTGATTCAGTGCTAGCCCTTGATGTAACGGCAATACTTGAACGCAGGCTTCAAACCATAGTGTATAGGAAGGGTATGGCTAGGTCTATTCATGAGGCTAGGCAGTTAATAGTTCATGGTCACATATCAATAAATGGTGTTAGGGTTAGGTCACCTGGTTACCTTGTCCCAAGGAGCCTTGAGGACTACGTAGGCTTCGCCCCAACATCACGCATAGTTAAGGCTAAGGTAACTCAAGTAAATAAAGAAGGGCAAGCGGCCAGTTCATAGATTTGAATAATGCTTAATAAGGAATCCCTTAACCCTACTAGTCAAGTATGAGGGGGTTGTTAGCAGTATTAATGTTCGCAGTGGTAATGTCGTTGATCACTATAGCTAACCCGCAGCTTAACCCAGCTACCAGTAGTTTAACTAATTCAACCCATGCAAGTAACTTCACTAAACCCATACTTAACATCACTCTTAGCGTTAATTTAGTTAGCTTAAATTATGAGAACTGGGTTAAATATCCAGTTAACAATGTAGTATCAACCCCCCTAAACTCATTCACACTAGTAGTTAATGCATCAATAATCAACTCCACCGCGCCCATTAATGAAAGTGCAGTATTAAGTGTTAGAATTAGTAACGTATACTCATACTCAACAACGCTTAACCTCACTGCTGGCTCCTATAAGCTGGTTAATGTATCAGTCTACTCATTACCATACGGTAATTACTCAATTAACGTTACCTTAAGCATCATCAATTTCACCACCAGTAAGTCTTACAGTCTAATAATGTATAAGCCAACAATAATTAGTGCTTATGTGACGCAATGTGGCTTAATCACATCACCAGTTAATAACTCTAAGGTAATCATACCTTACTCATCACCAGTATTAAACATTTTACTTTACTCAGCTGAGCCCGTTAAATTAAGGCTAGTCAGCAGTGTGGGTGCTCTTTCCTCATCCTATGATGTTACTATTAATGGGGAATACGTGTTCCAGGAACCATTAATGTTCATAAATGGTACAGTTTCAGCGCAGCTAACGTTTAATGGGCAATCCTACTCCACGTACTCATTTCAGGTTTATTCAGTGAAGCCATGGTACTCCATTAACCTTACCTATGGCTCAGTTTCCTTAAGGGTGTTTAATGGTTCAAGTATTCCTGTTATAACTGGGCATAGCGTAAGCTTCTATGGTTCATATTTAAGCAACTTAACTATGGGGATTATGATTAATGGCCAAGTCACCGGCAGTAGTTTCTTCATAGTTAATAGTGGATCTTATAGTGCTCAAGCATTATTCACTTACGGTAGTTGTGTGGTTGGGTTAATTAAATTCAACATAACTGCGTATCAGCCAGTAGCGTTAATTACCTCACCTAATTCAACAGTGCCGCTTGGTGTTGATTCTAGGGTAATCATTAATGTTAATGTGCCGGCCCCAATTACTGAGGAGTATGTTTACGTTTCACCATTATCACCTCAGCTTCCAGTAAGCATTACTGGTAGTCCAATTGCCCTAAAGGGTAATGGTGAATTCACGGTGGGGTTGCTTGCTCTTCAGCCGGGTCCAATGCCTCTAAACGTATCCTTAACGATGACTGATTATGGGGGTTACTCGTACTACTTCAGTACTATAATCCTACTTAATATACTTAAACCATCCATGAGTATTACGCCTGGGTTACTTTATGTAACGTATGGGGAATTAGCCAGCATGTTAATTAACTTAACCGCCGATGGCTACAGTATAGTTAATCAAACCCTTCAATACCAGGTTACTTTAAATGGGATCAATGTTGCATTGGGTTCAGTGAGCACAAATTCAAGTGGCTACGCGTTATTGTCATTTAAGCCTAATGAGACTGGGATCTACATAGTTTACGTAACCTACTCCCCATCCCAATCCTTCTCAATAACAAGCCAGGCTAAGATTATTGTTAAACCAGCTAAGGTCAATATAAGCTACCTAGTTAACTCAACCATAGTTTATGGAGATTCATTAAAGGTGACGGTTAACCTAAGCCCAGGCATAACGGCTTCAGTTTACCTATACTTAAATAAGACATTCATCGGCTACATTAATGTAATTAACGGTACGGGCTACACCTACGTGAAACCAAATAGAGCAGGTTACTTCAACTTAACCCTCTATTACCCGGGTTCCCAGAATTACCTACCATCAGCAGTTGAGTCATCCCTAATGGTACTGAGGGCGCCCTGTTTAATCAATGTGAACATTAATGGATCATTAATTGTTGGGGATAAGCTAATAATAAGTGGTAATGTAACCGCACCAATTAGTCAAGTGCCAATTTACGTGAATAAATCATTAATCATGGCTTACGTAACTAATGGTAAATTTCAAGAATCATACGTACCACCTTATCCTGGGGTATACAATATTACAGTGTACTGGCCTGGTAATATCAATTACCTATCATGTGGCTTTAATGAACTGGTAAAGGTCATTAAGGCGAATCCAAGAGTATTAATTAGGGTGCTTAATAATGGTACAATAGCCTCCGGCAGCTCAATAGTAATACTTGTATTAATTAAAGCTAATAATAGATTACCAACAGACGCGAATGCATCAATCCTTGTTAATTCAAGCGGAAAGATAAGTAGTATGAGTACCTTAGTTAGTAATGGAACAGTGTTAAGGATAGCTACCGATAAGGCTGGGCCATGGATTATTTACATCAAGTACCTTGGTAATGAATGGCTTAACGAGGCTCACGTAGGACCTATTGCAGTCTACGTTGTTGCAGGACTCTTTGGAATCCCATGGTACATTTTTACAATATACGCGTTGGCGATTATAATGGGTTTACTAATATCATTACTAATGCGCCACAGTTAATTGTAGGTGATATTGCCTCTGCAGCGTTCCGTTCAAGTAGAATGTTTAATAAATAGGTTACTTACCCTAATTGCTGTGGATTATAAATCAATTCCGGATAACGTGTGTCCAATATCGTACTTTGACACTACTCACCTGGTCTTACGCATACTCTACCATAGGGTAAACCTATGCTTATCACTAGGCCTAGACTGCATGGGATTACCCATAATTTCAACATCAGTATTAACCATGAGGAATTGCAGTAGGGATTCTGTATATAAATTATTTAGAAGATTAATTAGGGTGAGGAATAAGTTGGGAAGGAACATTAAGCTACTTGAACTAGGCGATATCAAAGTTTACTTAAGGATTTCTAAAAATAAGGGTAGTATTCATGTGTACAATAGCTACATGATGAATAACCGTGACTGCAGTAAATTAGATAACTGCATCACAATAAATAACGTGACCCTACTCTACATGTACCTATTAATACGGCTTTCCGGAAGGAACGTAATTCTCCTTAATGTTCCTGAT
This genomic interval from Caldivirga sp. contains the following:
- a CDS encoding 30S ribosomal protein S4, which produces MGDPKRPKKKYVEGKPKRLWNSDLLMSELRLIGEYGLRNKKELWLARALLRSIKHRAREILSAPMEVREEAEKRLKDRLFRMGLINDVSMPLDSVLALDVTAILERRLQTIVYRKGMARSIHEARQLIVHGHISINGVRVRSPGYLVPRSLEDYVGFAPTSRIVKAKVTQVNKEGQAASS
- a CDS encoding fucose isomerase — translated: MRLSVFLIGTSKDFVDNVKQYLQKKFPHIEFDFFTVSSINEASSTVSRLPGDTTGVLVFNSWSIPSIVRPILSRGIPTILISDTYGGAGEFLMEYSRALKLNLPVFGIVVRDLSSLSLLDKYVRMLETIGRLRDSKIVAVVGPDELNLMHLEYPLSIDLYGLRAYLQSIFGVKIELVDIRHFNEKYYSKVTDEEAKPIAERWLKNAEKVVDHTIDDLIKPAKLYLALRRLASDYKADAVTMDDIVLYNSGFLDTWPCLPFMELTLRDKIVSICEGDLISGTLMLLMKFYANVPGFINDPAPDMSKGEIVYFHCYAPINAKGFDSMELSPYIITPAHGGGKKLSIHVRLPVNETVTVVGLSPEERTLAIHTARAIDNEYHLRACATKLVAKANVEALAKNWVWRAGWHRVVFYGDWRGDLKILARLLGLRIIEEDA
- a CDS encoding carbon-nitrogen hydrolase family protein; translation: MNNEVAVCMGQIKVVFNDVEGNLSRAVEAIRRSASMGCSIVVLPETLDIGWLNPDAVELAKPIPGQYSDILVDAAKSHGVYVVAGLTERDNGKVYDSAILASPRGELMWKYRKINLTPEEQEIYEVGDKVGVVDTEYGRIGVDICIDNAPSNLVLAHSMARMGAIMILSPSGWAVPPTYDLSKESYLDGSYGKHWIVSYTTMARLYDMAIIGVSSVGEMSKGPWKGWRLIGSSLAVGPGGIILVKGKEGPNAEDLIRVNVNVPLRQIKGTRYAEFLWSRGYFMP